From Streptomyces sp. TLI_235, a single genomic window includes:
- a CDS encoding methionyl-tRNA synthetase, whose product MAATEDHTTTEATRSAYYVTTPIYYVNDRPHLGHAYTTVAGDVLTRWHRQRGENVWYLTGTDEHGQKILRTAEANGVTPQEWCDKLVEEAWKPLWQHLNIANDDFIRTTQQRHTDRVQEFVQDLHDKGEIYKGGYSGPYCVGCEEYKLPGELLPGATEDEKLCPIHKRPVEWLEEENYFFRLSAYGPKLLDFYAANPDFIAPASARNEVLRFVEQGLQDLSISRSTFNWGVPLPWDEKHVLYVWVDALQNYITAAGYGADPERFAELWPASVHLVGKDILRFHAVIWPAMLMAAGLPLPKRVVANGWLMVGGEKMSKSNLTGISPTDLTSHFGVDAYRYYFLRAIPFGTDGSFSWEDFTARYTSELANDFGNLASRVAAMVGKYFEGALPAATAAGPAEQAVVDGLARAAAEADRKIGEELDFAGGIAAIFEFVKLVNGYLTEQEPWKVAKDTSEEGQARLATILYTAAEALRATAVLLNPVMPTASDKLWESLGAQDSLGALADQTIATVADWGRLPAGATVTKGDILFPRLEEKPAS is encoded by the coding sequence ATGGCGGCCACTGAAGACCACACCACCACCGAGGCCACGCGCTCGGCGTACTACGTCACCACCCCGATCTACTACGTGAACGACCGCCCGCACCTGGGCCACGCGTACACCACGGTCGCGGGCGACGTCCTCACCCGCTGGCACCGCCAGCGCGGCGAGAACGTCTGGTACCTCACCGGTACCGACGAGCACGGCCAGAAGATCCTGCGGACCGCCGAGGCCAACGGCGTCACCCCGCAGGAGTGGTGCGACAAGCTGGTCGAGGAGGCCTGGAAGCCGCTCTGGCAGCACCTGAACATCGCCAACGACGACTTCATCCGGACGACCCAGCAGCGGCACACCGACCGCGTGCAGGAGTTCGTCCAGGACCTCCACGACAAGGGCGAGATCTACAAGGGCGGCTACTCCGGCCCGTACTGCGTCGGCTGCGAGGAGTACAAGCTCCCGGGCGAACTGCTCCCCGGCGCCACCGAGGACGAGAAGCTCTGCCCGATCCACAAGCGCCCGGTCGAGTGGCTCGAGGAGGAGAACTACTTCTTCCGGCTCTCCGCCTACGGCCCCAAGCTGCTGGACTTCTACGCGGCCAACCCGGACTTCATCGCCCCGGCCTCGGCCCGCAACGAGGTGCTGCGCTTCGTCGAGCAGGGCCTGCAGGACCTCTCGATCTCCCGCTCCACCTTCAACTGGGGCGTACCGCTGCCCTGGGACGAGAAGCACGTCCTCTACGTCTGGGTCGACGCGCTGCAGAACTACATCACCGCGGCCGGCTACGGCGCCGACCCGGAGCGCTTCGCCGAGCTGTGGCCGGCCTCCGTCCACCTGGTCGGCAAGGACATCCTCCGCTTCCACGCGGTCATCTGGCCGGCCATGCTGATGGCCGCGGGCCTGCCGCTGCCCAAGCGGGTCGTCGCCAACGGCTGGCTGATGGTCGGCGGCGAGAAGATGTCCAAGTCCAACCTGACCGGCATCTCGCCCACCGACCTCACCTCGCACTTCGGCGTGGACGCCTACCGCTACTACTTCCTGCGGGCGATCCCGTTCGGCACCGACGGTTCGTTCTCCTGGGAGGACTTCACCGCGCGGTACACCTCCGAGCTCGCCAACGACTTCGGCAACCTGGCCTCCCGGGTCGCCGCCATGGTCGGCAAGTACTTCGAGGGCGCGCTGCCCGCGGCCACCGCCGCCGGCCCGGCCGAGCAGGCGGTCGTCGACGGCCTGGCCAGGGCCGCCGCCGAGGCCGACCGGAAGATCGGCGAGGAGCTGGACTTCGCCGGCGGCATCGCGGCGATCTTCGAGTTCGTCAAGCTGGTCAACGGCTACCTCACCGAGCAGGAGCCCTGGAAGGTCGCCAAGGACACGTCCGAGGAGGGCCAGGCGCGCCTCGCCACCATCCTCTACACCGCGGCCGAGGCGCTGCGCGCCACCGCCGTCCTGCTCAACCCGGTGATGCCGACCGCCTCCGACAAGCTGTGGGAGTCGCTCGGCGCCCAGGACTCGCTCGGCGCGCTCGCCGACCAGACCATCGCCACCGTCGCCGACTGGGGCCGGCTGCCCGCCGGCGCCACCG